A single Vulcanisaeta distributa DSM 14429 DNA region contains:
- a CDS encoding phosphate signaling complex PhoU family protein produces MSIVKFEPETRRVQLTGGATLIVSLPKEWTRQVDLKPGDEVLVIPQPDLSLLVVPKKMVKAPLLESSINVTQDLSNIDHLERVLLAHYLSGYDVFRLNFDLSTLNLKKQVKDIVRRKLTGVEIIEEGRNTLVIQNLVNVPDINIKDIIVKLGKTVVGMIDDLRTPIENGDKAIASDIIERDNEVDKFYWLLNRQLKRVLVSKHALSLSGIQDPRSIIEYAIINKSLERAADHAVKIAREIVNLGDKYILIMPQELRQKFSELLSKDSMIMNNVGKAMTEKIDMREVNYIIDTVKYEIRSAIDSLDSSLMNYNLTTQAAASARLILDSIYRIAEYASDVGEALLNLAIEQFG; encoded by the coding sequence ATGTCTATAGTGAAATTTGAGCCGGAGACCAGGAGGGTTCAGTTAACAGGTGGTGCAACGTTAATCGTATCACTGCCTAAGGAGTGGACTAGGCAGGTGGATCTTAAGCCGGGTGATGAGGTCCTCGTAATACCGCAGCCAGACCTATCGCTGCTTGTTGTGCCTAAGAAAATGGTTAAGGCGCCACTCCTTGAGTCATCAATAAACGTGACACAGGACCTATCAAACATAGACCACCTCGAGAGAGTATTGCTCGCTCATTACTTATCTGGCTATGACGTATTTAGGCTTAATTTCGACCTATCAACCCTAAACCTTAAGAAGCAGGTTAAGGACATTGTCCGGAGGAAGTTAACGGGTGTTGAGATTATTGAGGAGGGTAGGAATACGCTTGTTATTCAGAACCTCGTTAATGTACCTGACATAAACATTAAGGATATAATAGTGAAGCTTGGTAAGACGGTCGTCGGCATGATTGATGACCTAAGAACACCGATAGAGAATGGCGATAAGGCAATAGCGTCGGACATCATTGAGAGGGATAATGAGGTTGATAAGTTCTACTGGCTCCTAAATAGGCAGTTGAAGAGGGTTCTCGTTAGTAAGCATGCTCTAAGCCTATCCGGTATTCAAGACCCAAGGAGTATCATTGAGTACGCAATAATTAATAAGTCGCTGGAGAGGGCGGCTGACCATGCTGTTAAGATCGCCCGTGAGATTGTGAACCTCGGTGATAAATACATCCTCATAATGCCGCAGGAGCTTAGGCAGAAGTTCAGCGAGCTCCTTAGCAAGGACTCCATGATTATGAATAACGTTGGTAAGGCAATGACGGAGAAGATAGACATGAGGGAGGTTAATTACATAATCGATACTGTTAAATACGAGATACGCTCAGCAATTGACTCGTTAGATTCGTCATTGATGAATTACAATCTAACCACGCAGGCAGCTGCATCAGCTAGGCTAATACTGGATAGCATCTATAGGATAGCCGAGTATGCATCAGACGTTGGTGAGGCATTACTGAACCTTGCGATTGAGCAGTTTGGATAA
- a CDS encoding ATP:cob(I)alamin adenosyltransferase has translation MTNVFVDCLRIDGSIRCPGDGGFSEVIVFGRHVRLRKDHPAIELMGRLDELEALAEWGLQEIGSDEFRVIAAMTAALNTYLATGDDHWLRPVKEVINKACELDSKELGWFIPSDRTTALLNLLRVKAREAERTAVKLLDDDLPINKVNELIGMLNQLNKYIAHLIFLSNVHVFKNVNDKIRTLLGNGFP, from the coding sequence ATGACTAATGTGTTCGTCGATTGCCTGAGGATTGATGGTTCAATAAGGTGTCCAGGAGATGGTGGATTCAGTGAGGTAATAGTATTTGGCAGGCACGTTAGACTTAGGAAGGATCACCCAGCCATCGAGCTCATGGGCAGGCTTGACGAACTCGAGGCATTAGCCGAGTGGGGTCTTCAGGAGATTGGTAGTGATGAGTTTAGGGTTATTGCTGCCATGACTGCAGCATTAAATACGTACTTGGCCACTGGGGATGATCATTGGCTTAGGCCCGTTAAGGAGGTAATTAACAAAGCATGCGAGTTGGATAGCAAAGAGTTGGGTTGGTTTATACCCAGCGATAGGACTACGGCATTACTAAACCTACTCAGGGTTAAGGCTAGGGAGGCTGAGAGAACCGCGGTTAAGCTTCTCGATGATGATTTACCTATTAATAAGGTTAATGAACTCATTGGCATGCTTAATCAATTAAATAAGTACATAGCCCACTTAATATTCCTGAGTAATGTGCATGTATTTAAGAATGTTAATGATAAGATAAGAACGTTATTAGGTAATGGCTTCCCATAG
- a CDS encoding slipin family protein, producing the protein MYMQLPLHVLLQVGTIVLAIVLTIILLIIVISILAYSIRIVPEYQRIVKLRLGKYKGIYGPGIVFIIPVIDRPITMDLRVISIDLSSQRALTKDNVEVTIDAAVYMRVIDAAKAVLSVTDYRSATATLGAAVLRDVIGMVDLDTLLTQREEVAKKIASIIDEHVSPWGVKVTAVAIKDIKLPDTLIRAMAAQAEAERMRRAKVILAQADYEASQMYLKAAETYNKNPISLTLRQLDTLLEVAKEHNLILVVPSSLEVTTLSTLAAAALKKQQEGSSATQ; encoded by the coding sequence ATGTATATGCAATTACCACTTCATGTGTTGCTTCAAGTAGGTACGATAGTGCTGGCGATAGTCCTCACGATAATACTACTAATAATAGTCATATCGATACTCGCATACTCCATTAGAATAGTTCCTGAGTACCAAAGGATCGTTAAGCTAAGGCTTGGCAAGTATAAGGGTATTTACGGACCTGGTATCGTCTTTATAATACCCGTTATTGATAGGCCAATAACGATGGATCTTAGGGTTATTTCGATTGACTTATCAAGCCAAAGAGCCCTGACTAAGGATAATGTTGAGGTTACGATAGACGCCGCAGTCTACATGAGGGTCATTGATGCCGCCAAGGCCGTGCTTTCAGTGACTGATTATAGAAGTGCCACGGCTACGCTCGGCGCGGCCGTTTTGAGGGATGTCATTGGCATGGTTGACCTGGACACACTGCTCACGCAGAGGGAGGAGGTCGCTAAGAAGATTGCCTCGATAATTGACGAGCACGTTAGTCCATGGGGCGTTAAAGTAACGGCGGTCGCAATAAAGGACATAAAGTTACCGGACACCCTGATTAGGGCCATGGCTGCTCAGGCAGAAGCTGAGAGGATGAGGAGGGCTAAGGTTATATTGGCCCAGGCGGATTATGAGGCATCGCAGATGTATCTCAAAGCTGCCGAGACCTATAATAAGAACCCAATATCATTAACGCTTAGGCAACTCGATACCCTACTTGAGGTTGCTAAGGAACATAACCTAATATTGGTTGTACCCAGTTCCCTTGAGGTAACCACATTGTCAACGCTGGCAGCTGCGGCGTTAAAGAAGCAACAGGAGGGTTCAAGCGCCACGCAGTAG
- a CDS encoding DUF1614 domain-containing protein — MAIKYDVRPRLGIRFSLPVNIIMFIGFLIISPLLLFLFLVLITIGIQPLLALTLTLGSLLMSYINVVVAEVTYYVPFNPFMDFMKLFPMPIIIQRIDKLFLEVNIGGAVIPITISIYLISTYLIHDVLILASFIVSLIISSLVIWQSARLIPGIGIALPTALPVLLTLMFTLISTAIFHANPLAFSYSLGSLSTLLGADILNIKKVIRSMRGYVSIGGAGVFDGIYITGLTSLILASLYKVLL, encoded by the coding sequence ATGGCGATTAAGTATGACGTTAGGCCAAGGCTTGGCATTAGGTTTTCATTACCTGTGAATATAATAATGTTCATAGGGTTCTTGATAATTTCGCCCTTGCTTCTATTTCTATTCCTAGTCCTAATCACCATCGGCATTCAGCCATTACTTGCACTAACACTAACATTGGGTTCCCTATTGATGAGTTATATCAACGTGGTTGTTGCTGAGGTCACTTACTACGTCCCATTTAACCCATTCATGGATTTCATGAAGTTATTCCCAATGCCAATCATTATACAGAGAATTGATAAGTTATTTCTTGAGGTGAATATTGGCGGTGCTGTAATACCAATAACAATATCAATATACTTGATAAGTACGTACCTAATTCACGACGTATTAATACTAGCGTCATTCATAGTGTCGTTAATAATATCATCATTAGTAATATGGCAGAGCGCCAGGTTGATACCTGGTATTGGGATTGCGCTACCAACGGCGTTGCCAGTTCTTTTAACACTAATGTTCACCTTAATATCCACGGCAATATTCCATGCGAACCCCTTAGCCTTTTCGTATAGTCTCGGCTCATTATCAACACTACTTGGTGCGGACATTCTCAATATTAAGAAGGTTATAAGGTCGATGAGGGGTTACGTGTCAATAGGTGGTGCAGGTGTGTTTGATGGTATATACATAACGGGTCTCACATCATTAATACTGGCTTCACTTTATAAGGTCCTTCTTTAA
- a CDS encoding TIGR00296 family protein, translating into MFRPYSIEEGKFLVRLARRAVEEYLRSGKVIQPPPDTPSRLLKDKYGVFTTIEVFMGKDRRGELRGCIGFPQAVYNTVNGVIRSAIAAAVEDPRFEPMSIEELDKVTFEVSILSPLELLEPGNPRSYPEKIVVGRHGIVIQRGYYSGLLLPQVPVEYCWDSMTFLNEGCMKAFLPPDCWLDEDTSVLVYEAQIFKEVEPNGEVVERDLMEELKGCKNANKNEG; encoded by the coding sequence ATGTTCAGACCGTACAGTATTGAGGAAGGTAAATTCCTGGTTAGACTGGCTAGGAGGGCCGTAGAGGAGTACCTACGTAGCGGCAAGGTAATTCAGCCACCGCCAGATACGCCATCAAGGTTGCTTAAGGATAAGTATGGAGTCTTCACAACTATAGAGGTTTTCATGGGTAAGGATAGAAGGGGTGAGCTCAGGGGTTGTATTGGTTTTCCGCAGGCGGTTTATAATACCGTCAATGGCGTTATTAGGAGTGCCATAGCGGCTGCTGTTGAGGATCCGAGGTTTGAACCCATGAGTATTGAGGAGTTGGATAAAGTGACCTTTGAAGTGTCAATACTAAGCCCGCTTGAGTTACTCGAGCCTGGTAATCCGAGGAGTTACCCTGAGAAGATTGTGGTTGGTAGGCACGGTATTGTCATACAGAGGGGTTATTACTCAGGGCTTCTCCTGCCTCAGGTTCCCGTTGAGTATTGCTGGGATTCTATGACATTCCTCAATGAGGGTTGTATGAAGGCGTTTTTACCACCTGATTGCTGGCTTGATGAGGATACGTCGGTGCTGGTTTATGAGGCGCAGATATTTAAGGAGGTTGAGCCTAACGGAGAGGTCGTTGAGAGGGATTTGATGGAGGAATTGAAAGGGTGTAAAAATGCCAATAAAAATGAGGGCTGA
- a CDS encoding NAD(P)/FAD-dependent oxidoreductase, producing the protein MSEGRGLISLTADAVVVGAGIVGLAVAYYLARRGFSVVVLEKDYVGSGSSTRNAGRYRVHFGNKENTEFAIRAIRKLESLSGELGWNGIFERQGYLWLVRRKEVLENYERLNEELWRPMGVPVQILTVEELKDRFPYINTQGLIGAVYGPQDGAFHHDYLVMGYYERALDLGVRVYEYSEVKSISVENGRVTSVSSSDVFVRTKNVVFAAGAWTGDVMKRTLNIDVPIKPVRREIGITEPVKPIINTYIIDTETNLYLGQTMRGEILGSIELEGGEGFLPYGNTLTWLTAWAREAVRLVPSLRRIRVMRVWSGYYEMTPDHSHVMGRLSTWPEGVYVLSGFSGHGFMFGPYAAELLANYIANGVIDPIMKPFLPDRFVTGNLIKELLVI; encoded by the coding sequence ATGAGTGAGGGTCGTGGACTAATCTCATTAACCGCGGATGCCGTGGTGGTTGGCGCAGGTATTGTTGGGTTAGCCGTAGCCTACTACCTGGCGCGTAGGGGATTCTCCGTGGTTGTCCTTGAGAAGGATTACGTTGGTTCCGGAAGTTCAACAAGGAACGCGGGTAGGTATAGGGTTCACTTTGGAAACAAGGAGAATACAGAGTTTGCGATTAGAGCCATTAGGAAGTTGGAATCCCTCAGTGGCGAACTTGGTTGGAATGGGATATTCGAAAGGCAGGGCTATCTCTGGCTCGTTAGGCGTAAGGAGGTTCTTGAGAATTACGAAAGGCTCAATGAGGAGTTGTGGAGACCCATGGGTGTGCCCGTTCAAATACTCACGGTTGAGGAATTAAAGGATAGGTTCCCATACATTAATACTCAGGGCTTAATAGGCGCGGTTTATGGACCCCAGGATGGAGCCTTCCACCACGATTACCTAGTGATGGGTTATTACGAGAGGGCGCTCGACCTTGGGGTTAGGGTTTACGAGTATTCCGAGGTCAAGAGCATCAGCGTAGAGAATGGTAGGGTCACCAGCGTATCGAGTAGTGATGTCTTTGTGAGGACGAAGAACGTTGTATTCGCGGCCGGCGCGTGGACAGGCGATGTCATGAAGAGAACCCTTAATATTGATGTACCGATCAAGCCCGTCAGGAGGGAGATTGGGATTACAGAGCCCGTGAAACCAATAATTAACACCTACATAATAGATACTGAGACGAACCTATACCTTGGTCAAACAATGAGGGGCGAGATCCTGGGAAGCATAGAGCTTGAGGGCGGTGAAGGCTTTCTACCTTATGGAAATACGCTCACCTGGTTAACTGCGTGGGCTAGGGAAGCCGTGAGGTTAGTGCCAAGTCTCAGGAGAATAAGGGTTATGAGGGTGTGGTCTGGTTATTATGAGATGACGCCAGACCATAGCCATGTAATGGGTAGGTTGAGTACATGGCCTGAGGGTGTTTACGTACTATCGGGCTTCTCGGGTCATGGTTTCATGTTTGGCCCCTACGCCGCCGAGTTACTGGCTAATTACATAGCTAATGGTGTTATTGATCCAATAATGAAGCCGTTTTTACCTGATAGATTCGTTACGGGAAACTTAATTAAGGAGTTACTAGTTATCTAA
- a CDS encoding PHP domain-containing protein → MPIKMRADLHTHTIYSDGKGTPEEVIINALNKGIGILSITDHDTFKGSLKALDFIKSNDPFRKNDFIFIIGNEVRTIDGDVLVLCREYPGTDSVPKSIPELLDWASMNNCVAVPAHPYDMLRHGIGDKVRRYKWHAVEVFNAGALPIFNWMAAKTARELGLPGLANSDAHVPDLVGITYTVFEIDDLTMESVFKALLNNRVNAITHYPGPELIIKRLSWSVKRRLRGINSLI, encoded by the coding sequence ATGCCAATAAAAATGAGGGCTGACTTACACACGCACACCATATATAGCGATGGCAAGGGAACACCTGAGGAGGTAATAATAAACGCCTTAAATAAAGGCATAGGGATATTATCAATAACGGATCATGACACGTTCAAAGGCTCACTGAAGGCTCTGGATTTCATAAAGAGTAATGACCCATTTCGTAAAAACGACTTTATATTCATAATTGGTAATGAGGTTAGGACTATTGATGGTGATGTACTGGTGCTATGTAGGGAGTACCCAGGTACTGATAGCGTGCCAAAATCAATACCTGAACTGCTTGATTGGGCATCCATGAATAACTGCGTTGCAGTACCTGCCCACCCATACGACATGCTGAGGCATGGCATTGGCGATAAGGTAAGGAGGTACAAGTGGCATGCAGTGGAGGTATTTAATGCTGGTGCATTACCAATATTTAACTGGATGGCTGCTAAAACGGCGCGTGAGCTTGGCCTGCCCGGTCTTGCGAATAGTGATGCTCACGTACCTGACCTTGTCGGTATTACCTATACCGTGTTTGAAATTGATGATTTAACGATGGAGTCTGTGTTTAAGGCCTTACTTAATAATCGCGTTAATGCTATCACGCACTACCCTGGTCCAGAACTAATTATTAAGAGACTTTCCTGGTCCGTTAAGCGTAGGTTACGGGGTATTAACTCCCTGATTTAA
- a CDS encoding NfeD family protein, which translates to MKLRHGLAILLIIAALLMAILTRMSIAGSSAYVIHEVYVFNLNGEITDLTYEELQNALQLAESTPNSALLIILETPGGELDAALNIVSSIENAKIPVIGFVYPTGSYAWSAGTLVLMSTTIAAMAPGTVIGSCQPVEINPITGQEIFINESKILNAISQYFVEVAEFRGRNATFAHDCVFYNTNLGPEEALKYNVINFVATDISSLLSEVNGSTINGVTYYVINPTITYYQPGIGYQVYEALINPTIQDLLAGLGLLLAIIGFATRHYYLAGVGIILMIIPMLTGLSINWLGLALLIIGLAAIAIDVHAGFTTHAALFIAGIILTALGIILLQPTYTPQSWLIAANQVEARVVLYTLIAFVGGFGGFIAAKVIGIIRAKPLSERLYWPVNDVGVAVDDINKGEVGYVRVRGEYWRAKAIESVKRGSRVLIVGVDGDTLLVKPTS; encoded by the coding sequence ATGAAGCTAAGGCATGGGTTAGCAATCCTATTAATTATTGCTGCATTATTAATGGCAATATTAACACGCATGTCAATCGCTGGTTCTAGCGCGTACGTGATTCATGAGGTGTACGTGTTCAACCTTAATGGCGAAATAACCGACTTAACATATGAGGAATTACAAAATGCACTGCAGCTTGCGGAGTCAACCCCTAACTCGGCATTATTAATAATCCTGGAAACGCCAGGTGGGGAGTTAGATGCGGCATTAAATATAGTGTCGAGTATTGAAAATGCGAAGATACCGGTAATAGGCTTTGTCTACCCCACAGGTTCATACGCATGGTCTGCAGGGACACTCGTCCTTATGTCAACCACGATAGCCGCCATGGCGCCAGGCACGGTAATAGGCTCCTGCCAACCCGTCGAGATAAACCCAATAACTGGTCAAGAGATATTCATAAATGAGAGTAAGATACTCAATGCAATTAGTCAGTACTTCGTGGAGGTTGCTGAGTTTAGGGGTAGAAATGCAACCTTCGCCCACGACTGTGTGTTTTATAATACGAACCTTGGTCCTGAGGAGGCGCTTAAGTACAATGTTATAAACTTCGTAGCCACTGACATAAGTTCGCTGCTTAGTGAGGTGAATGGTAGCACGATAAATGGTGTTACGTACTACGTGATTAACCCCACTATTACCTATTACCAACCAGGCATTGGTTATCAGGTTTATGAGGCTTTGATTAACCCCACAATACAGGACCTACTGGCTGGGTTAGGGCTTCTACTTGCCATTATCGGCTTCGCCACTAGGCATTATTACTTGGCTGGGGTTGGCATTATACTGATGATTATACCCATGCTAACGGGATTATCCATTAACTGGCTCGGCCTGGCATTACTGATTATTGGTTTAGCGGCAATAGCCATTGACGTACACGCGGGTTTCACGACGCACGCAGCATTATTCATAGCGGGTATAATACTCACGGCGTTAGGCATCATACTTCTCCAACCAACATATACTCCCCAGTCTTGGTTGATAGCCGCAAACCAGGTTGAGGCTAGGGTAGTCCTGTACACATTGATAGCCTTTGTTGGTGGGTTTGGCGGTTTCATAGCAGCTAAGGTAATAGGCATAATAAGGGCTAAGCCGCTCTCGGAAAGACTTTATTGGCCTGTCAATGATGTTGGGGTTGCGGTTGATGATATTAATAAGGGTGAGGTTGGTTATGTGAGGGTTAGGGGTGAGTATTGGAGGGCTAAGGCTATCGAGAGTGTCAAAAGGGGTTCTAGGGTTCTCATTGTTGGTGTTGATGGCGACACGTTACTTGTGAAGCCCACCAGTTAG
- a CDS encoding Hsp20/alpha crystallin family protein, protein MTMEQNTTDIAMSVNKVEAGVNELISKLATVVDPRLVTREPPVDIFDNGDSIVILADLPGVKKESIKVRVGSNYVEIMAEPQSLPTIGKVARVERLSNFRIYRKVELGVRFKVDGAKAIYRDGVLQIIIPKLGSIAETEVLIE, encoded by the coding sequence ATGACGATGGAGCAAAACACCACGGATATAGCAATGAGCGTGAATAAGGTGGAGGCTGGAGTAAATGAATTAATAAGTAAGTTGGCCACGGTTGTTGATCCAAGGCTAGTGACTAGGGAGCCTCCCGTGGATATCTTCGATAATGGAGACTCAATAGTAATACTGGCTGACTTGCCTGGTGTTAAAAAGGAGAGTATTAAGGTTAGGGTTGGTAGTAACTACGTGGAGATAATGGCTGAGCCACAGTCACTGCCAACAATTGGTAAGGTGGCCAGGGTGGAGAGATTGAGCAATTTCAGGATTTACAGGAAGGTGGAGCTTGGGGTTAGATTTAAGGTCGATGGTGCCAAGGCAATATATAGGGATGGTGTGCTGCAAATAATTATACCTAAATTAGGTAGTATAGCTGAGACGGAGGTTTTAATAGAATAG
- a CDS encoding FAD-dependent oxidoreductase: protein MSKRHWIAEELNRGNYGVMRSSRYGDVRGFLCCEWWCEGYWASSGYYNLCGEKPIILSRPNSIPSILRGLASPSSFPRSRLLISLWPLIRNTVRNSLNRSSINELPSVPEKASRVNISTDVLIVGGGLAGLSVAKELGKLGLKTVIVEGEYNLGGHLIIDDSEIKDLGKGREFIDKLSKEVSGSTTVLTGTIFDGFLEDAAIGHSRDYSKLYIFNYKYIVLAQGFREVPLVFPGNNTPRMITGLTTLKLIKWWGFKPRRVLVWGSDDWGVRVAMNLAQLGIDTYLGDNSVVVRSDLYRSKVEALGIKTFIGMNIVNAKDSSDGLRLTLENIRGRKAKRQRREEVVVDVLVSAVRLPVIDLPAQLGVPIVYAPEIGGLVPRRGFTGDLGLGNVYVVGDAGGLLPETLIIKQARITALSIGVKEGLVTGDVLDKELAEFKRDLVTTNSSYYNVILRFEQGLQGSGYYAEPNVIHAPMWAVAGSIEDVENALKSANRQYLCFCEDVTLSDVLGAIKVLMHGKEIKVKVLHGEEEEYKSLRLPGMERIKRVVGLGTGPCQGKFCLVSTNLILSFIYQKKPNELGLPRIRFPEAPIPMATLAGGE, encoded by the coding sequence ATGAGCAAACGGCACTGGATTGCCGAGGAGCTTAATCGTGGTAATTACGGCGTCATGCGTAGTTCAAGGTATGGCGATGTGAGGGGCTTCCTATGCTGTGAGTGGTGGTGCGAGGGTTATTGGGCATCATCTGGCTATTACAACCTATGCGGTGAGAAGCCAATAATACTAAGTAGGCCCAATAGCATTCCCTCAATACTTAGGGGGCTTGCTAGCCCATCATCATTCCCAAGAAGTAGATTGTTAATATCGTTATGGCCATTAATACGTAACACCGTGCGCAACTCCCTAAATAGGTCCTCAATTAATGAATTACCGAGCGTTCCTGAAAAGGCGTCAAGAGTTAATATAAGCACTGACGTGCTCATCGTAGGTGGAGGTTTAGCGGGTCTCTCGGTGGCTAAGGAGTTGGGTAAGCTTGGTTTGAAGACCGTGATTGTCGAGGGCGAGTATAACCTTGGCGGTCATTTAATCATTGATGATAGTGAGATTAAGGATTTAGGTAAGGGCAGGGAATTCATTGATAAGTTAAGTAAGGAAGTGAGTGGTTCAACCACGGTACTTACTGGGACTATCTTTGATGGGTTCCTCGAGGACGCGGCAATCGGCCACTCCAGGGATTACTCGAAATTATACATTTTTAATTATAAATATATAGTACTTGCCCAGGGATTTAGGGAGGTACCACTTGTTTTTCCAGGTAATAATACACCGCGTATGATCACTGGGTTAACAACACTTAAGCTTATCAAGTGGTGGGGCTTTAAGCCAAGGAGGGTCCTGGTTTGGGGTAGTGATGATTGGGGGGTCAGGGTGGCTATGAACCTGGCACAACTGGGCATTGATACGTACCTTGGCGATAACTCTGTTGTTGTGAGAAGTGATCTATACAGGAGTAAGGTTGAGGCATTGGGTATCAAGACCTTCATCGGGATGAACATAGTTAATGCCAAGGATTCAAGTGATGGATTGAGACTCACGCTTGAGAATATAAGAGGCAGGAAAGCAAAGAGACAGAGGAGGGAGGAGGTTGTCGTAGACGTCTTAGTGAGCGCCGTTAGGTTGCCAGTCATTGATCTACCGGCACAACTAGGCGTGCCCATTGTCTACGCGCCTGAAATTGGCGGTCTCGTACCCAGGAGGGGCTTCACGGGAGATCTTGGGCTCGGCAATGTCTACGTTGTCGGTGACGCTGGCGGATTACTTCCAGAGACCCTAATTATTAAACAGGCTAGGATAACTGCATTGAGTATAGGTGTTAAGGAGGGTTTAGTTACGGGTGATGTACTCGATAAGGAACTAGCTGAGTTTAAGAGGGATTTAGTTACTACGAATTCCTCGTATTACAATGTAATCCTCAGATTTGAACAGGGGCTTCAGGGTAGTGGTTACTACGCCGAGCCTAACGTGATTCATGCACCCATGTGGGCGGTTGCAGGGTCTATTGAAGATGTGGAGAATGCCCTAAAAAGCGCCAATAGGCAGTACCTATGCTTCTGTGAGGATGTTACATTAAGTGATGTTTTAGGGGCGATTAAGGTGCTGATGCACGGTAAGGAGATTAAAGTTAAGGTTCTTCATGGTGAGGAGGAGGAATACAAGTCATTGAGGCTACCTGGTATGGAGAGGATAAAGAGGGTTGTTGGTCTTGGCACCGGTCCCTGCCAAGGCAAGTTCTGCCTAGTCAGTACCAACCTAATACTTAGCTTCATATACCAGAAGAAGCCCAACGAGCTTGGCTTACCCAGGATTAGGTTCCCCGAGGCGCCTATACCAATGGCCACACTCGCAGGTGGTGAGTGA
- a CDS encoding phosphoribosyltransferase, with protein MADYHRYKWEDIERGVLKLVQDVVKSGYQPDVLIGISKGGVVIASLMSDMLGVPADLMQLSHWGFGKAKDDVVIKYGPSIDVKNLSVLLIDDVSDTGMTLNTAKEILIRLGAKEVKTAVLDYKAMSSKYVPDYYAYKWINWVYIIYPWESFETFKNVGINDARVIFTKHELIKMQELMRP; from the coding sequence ATGGCGGATTATCACCGGTATAAGTGGGAAGATATCGAAAGGGGCGTCCTAAAATTAGTCCAGGATGTTGTTAAAAGTGGTTATCAACCCGATGTACTAATAGGTATTTCCAAAGGTGGTGTTGTGATTGCATCGTTAATGTCTGACATGCTTGGGGTGCCCGCCGACCTCATGCAGTTATCTCATTGGGGCTTCGGTAAGGCTAAGGATGATGTTGTTATTAAGTATGGACCGAGTATTGACGTTAAAAACCTCAGTGTATTATTGATTGACGACGTCAGTGACACTGGAATGACGCTAAATACCGCTAAGGAAATATTGATTAGACTTGGCGCCAAGGAAGTTAAGACTGCCGTACTGGACTATAAAGCGATGTCGAGTAAGTACGTACCTGATTACTACGCTTATAAATGGATTAATTGGGTTTACATAATATACCCGTGGGAGAGCTTTGAGACCTTTAAGAACGTAGGCATTAACGATGCCAGGGTAATATTTACAAAACACGAATTAATAAAAATGCAGGAATTAATGAGACCTTAA
- a CDS encoding HAD family hydrolase, which produces MSYRSADGNDDALLTDGRRIRAVIFDLDGTLVDTVPLHALSWIETCKRLGLSIPTMEYVGTLMGLRALDIARRLCGEEIAERALEIKNEIYLSLLNNVKAIDGAPELLRLLKDRGFIVGVVTSSSRRVATKVLEVTGLHKYVDALIAGDDVSRGKPDPEPLLKILNLLGLNVNDVMVVGDSKYDVEMALNAGVKLVFFLGNYSDPRVISIRGLLDIIGYLDQFPIKH; this is translated from the coding sequence ATGAGTTACAGGTCTGCGGATGGCAATGACGACGCCTTGCTGACTGATGGCAGGAGAATAAGGGCTGTGATATTTGACCTGGATGGTACTCTGGTGGATACCGTACCGCTGCATGCCCTGTCATGGATAGAAACGTGTAAGCGCCTTGGGCTTTCCATACCGACCATGGAGTATGTGGGCACATTAATGGGGCTTAGAGCCCTGGACATAGCCAGGAGATTGTGCGGTGAGGAAATCGCTGAAAGGGCCCTTGAGATTAAGAATGAAATATACCTATCACTGTTGAATAATGTTAAGGCCATTGATGGTGCGCCTGAGTTATTGAGGCTTCTTAAGGATAGGGGCTTCATAGTGGGTGTTGTTACGTCAAGTTCTAGGAGAGTTGCTACCAAGGTTCTTGAGGTGACGGGGCTCCATAAGTACGTAGATGCCTTAATTGCCGGGGATGATGTTAGTAGGGGTAAGCCTGACCCCGAACCATTGTTGAAAATACTTAACTTATTAGGGCTTAATGTAAATGATGTTATGGTTGTTGGTGATTCAAAGTATGATGTTGAGATGGCGTTGAATGCCGGGGTTAAGCTTGTGTTCTTCCTAGGTAATTATAGTGATCCTCGGGTAATAAGTATTAGGGGCTTGCTAGATATTATTGGGTATCTCGATCAATTCCCAATTAAGCATTAA